Part of the Methylorubrum populi genome is shown below.
TGCGGGTCGCCGCGTCTCTATGCGTCAAGAAGCGCGAAGGCAAACGCATCGAGCGCTTGCGTCCGCCCGCCGTTTGGCTATTCCTTGTGCACAATGACACGTGACCATTATTTGAGCGCACTGCGCGGGGCGAACGATCCGGAGGCGGAGAGCCCGCCGGTCCTTCTGGCACCCCTGTCAGGTGTCACCGACCTCCACATGCGGCGCATCGCGCAGCGCCTCGGCGCGAGCGCGGTGGTATCGGAGATGGTCGCGGCGGCAGAGCTCGCGAAGGGCGATGCCGAATCGCAGGTCCGGGCCGAGGGCGCGGGGGTGAACCCCCACGTGGTGCAGCTCGCCGGCTGCGCGCCCGAACCGATGGCGGAGGCGGCCCGCATCGCCGTGGCGAACGGCGCCGATGCCATCGACATCAATATGGGTTGTCCCGCCAAGACCGTGACCGGCGGCGAGTCCGGCTCGGCGCTGATGCGCGACCTCGACCACGCGGCGCGTCTCCTGGCCGCAGTGCGCGGCGCGGTCGACGGGCCGGTCACCGTGAAGATGCGGCTCGGCTGGGACCATGCCAGCCTCAACGCCGCCGAGCTGGCCCGACGCGCCGAGGCGATCGGGCTCAACGGCGTGACGGTTCATGGCCGCACCCGCCAGCAATTCTACAAAGGCCGGGCCGATTGGTCGGCGATCCGGTCTGTGGTCGAGGCGGTCCGCATCCCCGTCATCGCCAACGGCGACGTGACGAGCCTGGACGAGGCCCGCGCCTGCCTCGCGCAATCGGGTGCAGCGGGCGTTATGGTGGGGCGTGCGGCGGTCGGACGCCCCTGGCTCGTTGGCGAGATCGCCGCCGGTCTCGCGGGCCGTACCGCTCTGCCGCTCACGGCGGAGCAGCGCGCGGCGGTCGCGGCCGAGCATTACGAGGGGCTGATCGCCCTTTATGGAGCGGCGATGGGCGTGCGCCACGCCCGCAAGCATCTCGCGGCCTACGCCGACGAGGCCGGCGGACTGAGCTCGGACGACCGGCGCCGCCTCGTCACCACCCACGATCCCGCGGAGGCACTCCGCCTCCTGCGGCGCGCATTTCTCGAACCGGCCGGGCGGGCGACCACGCCCCTCGGCGAGGCGGCCTGATGCCTTTCTCCGAAGAGCCCGCTCCCGGATCCCCGCCGCCGGCCGAGGCGGTGCTGAACTCGCTGCCGCTGCCGGTGCTCACCATCGGGCCGGACGAGCGGATCCTCAGGGTCAACCACGCCGCCGAATTGTTCTTCGACGCCTCCGCCCGGTTGATGCTGCGCGGGCGGCTTCGCGACATCATTCCCTTCTCCTCGCCGATCATCGCGCTCGTCGCCGAAGTGCGCCGCCGCCGTTCCAGCGTTTCGGAATACCGCGTCGAGCTGGTGCAGCCCCGTTCGGGCCAGGAGCGCAGCGTCGACGTCTTCGCGACGCCGCTGCGCGACGAGGACGATTCGGTGGTGCTGATGCTCCAGGAGCGCACCATCGCCGACAAGATGAACCGGCAGCTCACCCATCGCGGTGCCGCGCGCTCGATGATCGCGCTCGGCGCCATGCTCGCCCACGAGATCAAGAACCCGCTCGCCGGCATCCGCGGCGCGGCGCAGCTGCTCGAACAGGAGCGCGACGACGAGGACCGCCTTCTCACCCGCCTGATCTGCGACGAGTCGGACCGGATCGTGCGCATCGTCGAGCGCATGGAGCTGTTCGGCGACGAGCGGCCGGTGGAGCGCGGGCCCGTCAACGTGCACGGCGTGCTCGATCAGGTGAAGCGCTCGGCCCAGTCGGGCTTTGCCCGCCACATCCGCTTCATCGAGAACTACGATCCCTCCCTGCCGCCGGTCCTCGGCAATCGGGACCAGTTGATTCAGGTGATCCTCAACCTCGTGAAGAACGCCGCCGAGGCGATCGGTACGGATACGGTCGAGGGCGAGATCACCCTCTCCACCGCCTTCCGCACGGGCCTGCGCCTCCAGATCCCCGGCTCGCGCGAGCGCGTCAGCCTGCCCATCGAGGTGGCGGTGCGCGACAACGGGCCGGGCATTCCGCCCGACATGCTGTCCGACCTGTTCGACCCCTTCGTCACCACCAAGGCGCAGGGATCCGGCCTCGGACTTGCATTGGTGGCCAAGATCGTCGGCGACCATGGGGGCATCGTCGAATGCGATCCCGTTCCCCGCCGCACCGCCTTCCGAATCCTGCTGCCCATGTCGAGCGCCCGCGACGGGCGTGAATCGGCTGCGGAGCGCTGAGTCGAGAGCCATGCCCAACGGCCACATCATCGTCGCGGACGACGACGCCGCCATCCGCACCGTGCTGAACCAGGCCTTGTCCCGGGCCGGCTACGAGGTGCGCACCACCTCGAACTGCTCGACGCTCTGGCGCTGGGTCGCCCAGGGCGAGGGCGATCTCGTCATCACCGACGTGGTGATGCCGGACGAGAACGTGTTCGACCTGCTGCCGCGCATCAAGCGGGTGCGGCCGGAACTGCCGATCATCGTGATGAGCGCGCAGAACACCTTCATGACCGCAATCCGCGCCTCGGAGCGCGGCGCCTACGAGTACCTGCCCAAGCCCTTCGATCTGAAGGAGCTGACGGCGATCGTCGGCC
Proteins encoded:
- the dusB gene encoding tRNA dihydrouridine synthase DusB, encoding MTRDHYLSALRGANDPEAESPPVLLAPLSGVTDLHMRRIAQRLGASAVVSEMVAAAELAKGDAESQVRAEGAGVNPHVVQLAGCAPEPMAEAARIAVANGADAIDINMGCPAKTVTGGESGSALMRDLDHAARLLAAVRGAVDGPVTVKMRLGWDHASLNAAELARRAEAIGLNGVTVHGRTRQQFYKGRADWSAIRSVVEAVRIPVIANGDVTSLDEARACLAQSGAAGVMVGRAAVGRPWLVGEIAAGLAGRTALPLTAEQRAAVAAEHYEGLIALYGAAMGVRHARKHLAAYADEAGGLSSDDRRRLVTTHDPAEALRLLRRAFLEPAGRATTPLGEAA
- a CDS encoding two-component system sensor histidine kinase NtrB, giving the protein MPFSEEPAPGSPPPAEAVLNSLPLPVLTIGPDERILRVNHAAELFFDASARLMLRGRLRDIIPFSSPIIALVAEVRRRRSSVSEYRVELVQPRSGQERSVDVFATPLRDEDDSVVLMLQERTIADKMNRQLTHRGAARSMIALGAMLAHEIKNPLAGIRGAAQLLEQERDDEDRLLTRLICDESDRIVRIVERMELFGDERPVERGPVNVHGVLDQVKRSAQSGFARHIRFIENYDPSLPPVLGNRDQLIQVILNLVKNAAEAIGTDTVEGEITLSTAFRTGLRLQIPGSRERVSLPIEVAVRDNGPGIPPDMLSDLFDPFVTTKAQGSGLGLALVAKIVGDHGGIVECDPVPRRTAFRILLPMSSARDGRESAAER